The stretch of DNA GGAATGGTTCCGGTGTCGGGCCGAGGCGCGGGTTGTGATCGAGGAATGGAGGCGGCACTACAACTCCGTTCGCCCGCATTCAAGCCTGAACAACATGACGCCAGAACATTTCTGTCGGCAGTATGGAAAAAACATGAACCGTGGGGAAACCCTCAAGAATTGAGTGGTCCGAAGTTTCCCGGCAGGTCAGTTGGCGCAAAGAAAACGTGCTTTCCGGAAAATCGTTCCCGGACGTCAATTTTCGAATGCAGGTTGACACGGGGCTGATAGCGCACAAAGTACATGGTAAACCGGAATTTTGACATTGCCTGCAAACAGTATTTATGTCCGGCAATAGCCGCAAGGAGATACATATGAAAAAAGTCAATTTGATCGAAGCCAACGGCTTCAACGACCTGGGACTGAAGAAGCTGCTGGTCCACGAATCGCCCTATTTCAAGATCCTGAACTTCAACTTCAAGGCTGGACAGCAATTGCCCATCCATTCCCATGACATCGAGGGCCAGCTTTCCATTCTCATCCTGGAAGGCGAAGGCGAATTCTTGGCCAAGGACGGGACCGTGCCGGCAAAAACCGGCGACGTCCTCGTTTGCGACATTGCCGTGCCGCACGGGATCAGGGCGATCACAGACATGCGCACCGTGGTCACCATCGCCCCGCCGATTTGAACGAAGACAGAATGATAATAAGGATCAAGACGGTCGCGTCTTCCGACAGTAGCTCTGCGAAATGAAAGCATGTGCTCAGGGTTCCGGTTAGCAGCCGTGACCCTGAGTGCTTTTCAGGCATCGAAGGATGAGGAGTGTCGGCAAGCCAAAGCAAGACAAAACCACGTTACCCGCTGCGGCTGATCTGTCAAACGGCACCCGGAAAGCTCCGTCAGACTTTTTTCCGCAGTGTGGACGGGGTCGAGCTCTCTTGGATTGAGGAGTAATAGCTGGAAAGCTTGGCGTCATGGACCTTGAGCGCGGCCTGCATTTCCGCCAACTCAATGCTGCCATTGCCGCTGGTGTCGATTTCATTGAACGCGGTGGCGGACACGGACGTTTCCTGCCGGGACAACACTCCGTCCGAGTTCGCATCCATACGCTTCATGTATTCCCTGGCCGCTTTTTCCGAGGCGGAACTATCGTCCTGCTTGGCCGAGTCCCCCAGGATGCCCGCCAGCAAGTCCTGGGACTTGGCCGCTCTTCGTTGGGAAACGAAGAAAGAATAGACATCCTTGCCATGCCCCGCCATAGCGGCATCAATTTCCTCCTGGGTGACCTTGCCGTCCCTGGACGCATCGAGACGCGCAAAGGCTTCGGCGGACAGGGTCACTTCGTCCTGGGTAACGACGTCATCCTTGTTCGCATCCGCGTCACGAAAGCATTTCCGTGCGCCGATTTTTGCGAACAGTTCGTTCTGACTCGCCTCGCCATTGCCGGACAGCTGTGACGTGGCCTCAAGATATTGCCTGGAACTGACACGCATGATTTGCCTCCTCCGAGCGTTCAAGCAACACACATGCCAGAACGCCAGCACGTCGCAACAACATGCCGGGAGACAGCCAAGCTACGTCCGACCGCTTCGGTGAGCAAATGTCACTCTAATCAATCTTGTTCGAGAATCTGATATGCTTGCTGTACAACGGAAGCGTCATCATTGCGGCGCCCACGATCATCAGAAAGATGGAGGCCGGCACATCATTTTTCATCCCGGGACGACCCGGCATGAGCACCGAGAACTCAAGAGGTGCGGTGAAGGCGTAGATGATTGTGAAAAATCCGCCCAGCACGGTGAATATTTTCAGCGAGTATTGAAACGTGACATGATTGCTGAATTTTCTTTCCACATAGATATAGATCGGAAAGTATATGAAAGGAATGAAAAAGAAACTCGACCCAAAGAATGACGCGATGCTGGACATGTTCCGTACCCTCTCGTGTCAAAATGGTCCATTTCGAAAGAATGCGCTTCATCCTGAATAGTTCCGCTATTCGAATGATATTACTCACTGGTGAGTAATGCAATCCTGTCGCACAAAGATTTTTTCCAGGACTGGGTTTAGCAGAATCCATGTCGGCTCGACAAAAAGAAGCGGGGCATACGCCCCGCTTCTTTTTTTACCGAGTTGATGCGCTTGCTATGAATTGGTATTGCGCCGAGAAAACGCCAATACAACCAGGCCAAGCCCAAGAAGAGCGACTGAAGTTGGTTCTGGCACGCTATTTACCGTTGAGCTGAATGCAATATCTTGAATCGCGAAGAAGTTACCATCAAGTTCTATATGCCCTATGCGCTCACCTGCCGATGCAGACACTCCCCACAAGCTGAACATGTCATTCAGTAGCTGATTGTTGAAGGTGCCAAGCAACGCATTGCTGTCGTCGTAAACACGAATTTCCTCTACAGCAGTATCAAATTCAACTAATCCGAACCCAACGGCGGATACATATGCGCCATTGAAATCTATATTCAAGATGCCATCCCAGCTGCCGAAGGGTCCGATCTCATTGCTGAAGTTGACGTTTCCCGTATCGGAACCACCGAAGGTGCCGACTTTGGTCGAAAAAGTGACGAGCGGAGAATAACTTGTGCCATCGTTGCTCGATGCTGCGCTAAAACTGATGTATGTGTATGGACTGCCAAGTGCTGAATTGAAAGCTGCCGATACCGTATCGGAGTTGTACGTAAAACCAGTCATTGGTTCTGTGTATGTAAGCAAAGCAGCTGAAACAGGATTGGCGCCGAGCAGGAGCATGACGACTGCAGGGGCCAATAGAGCGCGGAACTTGGGCAGGAACTTCATATGACCTCCGAATCTAACAAGTGTGAGCCACAGGGTGCAATGAAGTTTGCTTTAAGCACGTTCCGTGCCAGCTTTACAACATATTGATTTGTATGATATGCTTTGCTTGCAGATTGTCGATCTGTAAAGAAATTCGACATGTGACTGAGAAGATAACCATGCGGCATGACGGGCAAACAAATAGCTGGACTCAATCCCCGCTTCCTGTCTGCCCGGGGACAAGGGTAGATCCGCCCCACTCGCCTTATGAAATCGGCCGTCACCCCAGCGCCACATCCAGGATCATCATGATCGCGAAGCCACCCATGGTTGACATGGTCACATGATCGATATGTTCGGGTTTTCGTTGAGATTCAGGGATGAGTTCCTCGACGACGACAAAGATCATCGCCCCGGCGGCGAAACACAAGGCATACGGCAGCAGCTCCTGCATCCTGAGCACGAAGAGTGCGCCGAGCACGCCGGCGACGGGTTCGACCAAGCCGGAGTACTGGCCCATGACAAAGCTCTTCCAACGGCTGAGACCCTCACGGCGCAGCGGCATGGATACGGCCGTGCCTTCAGGGAAGTTCTGGATGCCGATTCCCAGTGCCAGCGCCACCGCACCGCCGATGGTCGCCGAAGGCAAGCCCGCGGCAACCGCGCCGAAGGCCACACCCACGGCCAAACCTTCAGGGATGTTGTGCAGTGTGATCGCCAGAACGAGCAGAGTGCTGCGCTGCCAGGATGTCTTCACGCCTTCGGCGTCCGTGACGCACATGCCCGGATGAATGTGCGGCAGAAATATGTCGATGAGGCGCATGAATACGCCGCCACCGAGAAAGCCGATGACCGCCGTGAGCCAAGCCGTCTGGCCCAACTGCTCGGCTATCTCTATGCCGGGGGCAAGGAGCGACCAGAAACTGGCGGCAATCATGACTCCGGCCGCGAAACCCATCATGCAGTCAAGCAGTCTTTGATTGACCGTTCTGCCCAGGAATACCAAGGCAGCCCCTGCAGCGGTCACACCCCACGTAAAAAGGGTTGCCAGCAATGCCTGGATTACGGGATTCAGGTTCAAGAAGAATTCCTGCATTCTCGCGCCTCCCAAGAAATATTCGGATCAAATTGATAAGACGCAGGATTCAGTGCACGTGAGCACCGCATACGTCACCCAAGCACGAAAAACAGACTATGTAAAATCCCAACATACAAATCAACAGTTCTGAAGTCTCACGTTCGCAAGTCACTTCAGTATACGGTAACTGGATTGAACGAGACCGGAAGGAAATGTTCGGCTACACACCAGTTCCAGGTCAATGTCCTGCGCCAGATCCCCAAACAAAGGTTTTCCGCCGCCGATCAGAACCGGGACAGTCGTGATGACCATGTCATGGATCAGTCCGTCCCGGAGGAAAGACTGTATCACCTGTCCGCCGTCGACATAAACCCGGCGAATGTTTCGTCCCGGCAAATCCTCCAGCAACTTCCTGGGGTCAAGACCGGAAAACTGAAGTTTGCCCTTCAGTTCCTCGGGGACTCTGGATCCGGCGAGTTGTTTCGACAGTACGATGACGGGACGGTCATAGGGCCATTTGTCGAAGGTGGCGACCTTTTCATAGCTCCCTCGTCCCATGACGATGGCGTCCTTGTCGGCGATGAAATCCGTGTAGCCATGATCCTCTTCCGGATCATCCCTCTGCAACAGCCAACTTATGTCTCCGTCGTGCCGGGCGATGAAACCGTCCAAGCTGACGGCGATGAACACATGCGCAGTGATCATGGCGTTTTCCTTTTTTGAACAATGAAGACGTGATACACGTTGAGGCAGTATGCGGGACGTTAGCCTCTGTGCATTGGCGAGACAAGGGTGAGTCTGACCCCATTGCCCTCCCCGTACTGACCCAACCGGGGCGGCCTCCGCACAGACGCCGCCCCGTTCTCCGTCTCCACGCCTGCGCCGGGCCTCCCGCTTCCGGGCGGGCCCGTCCTCCTGATGCTTTCCGCGTTTCCGTCCAACGGTAGCCCGATATCCGGGAAAATTATAGACCGCAGGCGCGAAAATGCATTAGGAGCATGAATAATCACACGGCCGTGGTCGAGACGGCCGGCTTCGCGCCTGGAAGCAGGATCTGTTCACGATGCGCCCGGGGCGTCGGGCGCACCGCAAGGGGGGCATATGAAAACCGTTCCGGAGAATCTCGGCTTCAAGGACATGGCGGCTTTTCCTCTTCTGGAGGCGCTGTTGGGGCGCCGCTCGCGGAGATTCTTCATGGGCGCGGAAATTCCGGACGGGGTTTTCGCGTACGCGTCAAAGCGCTCTCCCCTGCCCCTTTCCGAACTGGAAAAGATGCTGGTCGTCTCGGCCTGCGGAGGCAACACCGCCTGGAACAATCTCATCTACCGCGCAAAGCGGTACGCGCCGCACATCTCCAATTACGCCGGGTCGGCCGGCGGGCGGACCTTCCCGTCCGCGGCCGGTTTCCACACGAGCCAGACGTTCTTCACCGACGACGATGGCGTCTACATGCTCGACATGCGCGATGCACCCTCGTTCGGGCCCATGCTTCAAGACGGGTCGCTGAACCTGGATGCCTTCGTGGAGAACGTCCGCAAGCGGGTGCGCAGGATCAGCCAAGGGCGTCTGAAGGTCCCTTCCGAGGTGCCGTACACCGAGGCGCACAACACGTGGGTGTTCAACAAGCCGTCCACCCTCGTCGTATTCCCCGTCGGGGACCTGGCGCAGCACGTCCTGCTGAACATCTGCTACATGCTGCAGAACGGCCTCGTGCTCCACGACGACATCAACGGGCGTCCGATCCCGGGGATCGAGCGTTTCGGGGACATCGTCGACGTGAAGTCCACCTGGCCCATCACATTCATGGAGCAGTGGTCCCTCTCGGAAATCACGGTCGAACTCGCCACGAGCTGCTACGCGGGAACGCTGATGCTCCAGGCCATGGGCCTCGGCGGCTGGATGTTCAACGGCGTCGACGCCTTCTCCGTCCTTGGCGCCAGCGGAAACCCGGAGGTCCCCGGCCTGGGGTTCAGATACGACGCCGACGAGCGCTGGCCCTACCCCAACCCTACGGGGCTGGAGGGCGTCATGGAAGGCTACTGCCCGCCCCACTACCCCGACATGCGTTCGGCGGTGGAGGCCCTCTGCGAGAGAAAATTCGGTCCGGGCGGCCCCTACCACCCCGGAACACCAGGCCCCTGGAAGGACAGCCGCCGGGTCCGCTCCGCCGCGCAGGCGCATGACGAGAGATTCCGGGAATGCGTGGCGCACCAGGCGCAGTACCTCTTCGACGCCTTCGGCAAGTTTCCGGCCACCGTGCCGTCGATGTTCATGATCATGTACCTGCAGGCCCATCACCTCGATCCGGATTTTTACGACGCCTTCTACGAGCCGGGCTCCTATCTGAGGACGCACGCCATGCACATGGCCAACTGGCACCCCGATGCGAAGGAGTGAGGCTCCGGCCCGTCCGGGCGGTTTTTCGGGCAGGCGCACGCAAGCGCACGCTTGACCGCGATGCGCGGACGCATTTTCGGGCATCCAAAGCCTCCGTTGAACACGTGGCGGGGGTTATGATCGAGGAATTGAGGCTGCACTACAGCTCCGTTCGCCCGCATTCAAGCCTGAACAACATGACGCCCGAACACTTCTGTCAGCAGTTTGAAAAAAAATGAATCGTGGGGAAACCTTCAAGAATCGAGTGGTCCGAAGTTTCCCGGCAGGTCATCTTCAATCTTTTCTTTTAAAATCATTCTATACAAATTAGGTTCTGATCCTGCAAACTGAATCCCTGTAACGTCTTTAATTTTCTCAGCAATTGATAAAGCTTCTTTTGTGCCAATGAACTGCGCTATTCTTTCAGGATTTATATACCAAGCTATTGTTCTCATTCATCCCCCTTAGCGCCGAAGGCGTCCATCGAACGATAAGTTAACTGGACGCCAACTCGAAACCGATTAACTTTGGTTTTAGGTAAATGCACTTGATACCGATTCGTTGGCTACGAGAGAAAAGGGGTCAAGTCGCGCTTTGACTTTTCTTGAATGCTACCCGAACAGACATCTTCACATTTAAGGTGGAATCCGGGCCAGATCTTAAACTTGAATTATCCCAAGAAGGCAGTGTCACCAGATCATTCCTTGAAAAAAGCGACTTTCATTGATCATCAACCGGAGTCACAATTTTTTTCGTACCGTCGTTACAACATAAGTTGCACAAACGGCAACTACTTCTTTTGTCATACATAGTCCACCAAAGAACTGCCGAACAATACGAGGCAAAGGAGTCAGGTCTGCTTTTGGCGGAAGTATCAACTGACTCCCCTTCAACCTTCGAATGAGAATTCTTTTCTGAATTTCGCTACAAGAAAACCAATATCAACAGCAACTACTTATTTTGTCATACATAATCTCAGTATCGCCTATCTAGCCATACGTACCTGCTCTAATGCAAAAAGCCACCCGTTGCCGGATGGCTTCTCCCTGAATCGTCAGACACAACACGCAAAACCCACACCCGAAACCACAACATAAAAAACCGTGTCATAAGTCAAAACGAGACTTGCCCTCTTTGACCCTGCTTGCCGGGTACGATTTTTTCTGGCCTGCATGTGTTCCCATTCCCAGATGCATGAACAATCCCCTCCACTTCGCAAACAGTCCGAATGCACTGGCCCTTACGCCGGCATGACATTGGCGCCGTGGAGCCTGCGCAGCCGGAAATAGCCCTCGTCAAAGCCCATCTCGCAGAGTTGCTCGTAAAACTCGGGGCTGATGCCCCTGGTGAGCATAAGCTGCAGCATGATCAGGCCATCGACGTCATATTCTCCCGTGTACAGAGGAGGGGCGGCGTCAGTCAGCCAGTAGCCGTCGTTGATCAGGCCCTGGCGTTTGGAAAGTTCGTACAGCGCGGTGCCCGGCAGAATTGTGGTGATACCGATGGTGGGCATGGTCGCCGGGCGGATCGCGTTTACGAGGTCCACGGTCTCGGCGATGGTCTGCGGAGTTTCCCCGGGGTTGCCGACCATGAGAAAGCAGCATGGCTCGATCCCCGCCCGATGCGTCAGGGCAAAGGCCTCGGCAACCTGGTCCACAGTGAAGCGTTTGTTGAT from Desulfomicrobium escambiense DSM 10707 encodes:
- a CDS encoding integrase core domain-containing protein → KALLKWAARESLDLALIEPGKPWQNGLNESFNGKFRDECLSMEWFRCRAEARVVIEEWRRHYNSVRPHSSLNNMTPEHFCRQYGKNMNRGETLKN
- a CDS encoding cupin domain-containing protein; amino-acid sequence: MKKVNLIEANGFNDLGLKKLLVHESPYFKILNFNFKAGQQLPIHSHDIEGQLSILILEGEGEFLAKDGTVPAKTGDVLVCDIAVPHGIRAITDMRTVVTIAPPI
- a CDS encoding EF-hand domain-containing protein, whose translation is MRVSSRQYLEATSQLSGNGEASQNELFAKIGARKCFRDADANKDDVVTQDEVTLSAEAFARLDASRDGKVTQEEIDAAMAGHGKDVYSFFVSQRRAAKSQDLLAGILGDSAKQDDSSASEKAAREYMKRMDANSDGVLSRQETSVSATAFNEIDTSGNGSIELAEMQAALKVHDAKLSSYYSSIQESSTPSTLRKKV
- a CDS encoding PEP-CTERM sorting domain-containing protein, with translation MKFLPKFRALLAPAVVMLLLGANPVSAALLTYTEPMTGFTYNSDTVSAAFNSALGSPYTYISFSAASSNDGTSYSPLVTFSTKVGTFGGSDTGNVNFSNEIGPFGSWDGILNIDFNGAYVSAVGFGLVEFDTAVEEIRVYDDSNALLGTFNNQLLNDMFSLWGVSASAGERIGHIELDGNFFAIQDIAFSSTVNSVPEPTSVALLGLGLVVLAFSRRNTNS
- a CDS encoding ZIP family metal transporter translates to MQEFFLNLNPVIQALLATLFTWGVTAAGAALVFLGRTVNQRLLDCMMGFAAGVMIAASFWSLLAPGIEIAEQLGQTAWLTAVIGFLGGGVFMRLIDIFLPHIHPGMCVTDAEGVKTSWQRSTLLVLAITLHNIPEGLAVGVAFGAVAAGLPSATIGGAVALALGIGIQNFPEGTAVSMPLRREGLSRWKSFVMGQYSGLVEPVAGVLGALFVLRMQELLPYALCFAAGAMIFVVVEELIPESQRKPEHIDHVTMSTMGGFAIMMILDVALG
- a CDS encoding dihydrofolate reductase family protein, whose amino-acid sequence is MITAHVFIAVSLDGFIARHDGDISWLLQRDDPEEDHGYTDFIADKDAIVMGRGSYEKVATFDKWPYDRPVIVLSKQLAGSRVPEELKGKLQFSGLDPRKLLEDLPGRNIRRVYVDGGQVIQSFLRDGLIHDMVITTVPVLIGGGKPLFGDLAQDIDLELVCSRTFPSGLVQSSYRILK